In Aerosakkonema funiforme FACHB-1375, the genomic stretch CCGCTCAAACAATATGTATTGCTTTAGGGGGGAGCGCGGGAGCCAAAAGTCAAAAGTCAAAATTCCTTCCTCTCCCTCTCCCTCTTCCCGACGCCCTAGCCCCCAGTCCCTAGCCCCTTTAAATTGACGATCGCCTTTACCAACTCTTCTGGCTCAACAGGCTTGGGAATATGCCGCTGAAATCCAGCTGCGATCGCTTGTTGTTGGTCAATTTCTCCTGCATAAGCCGTCAGAGCGATCGCTGGCACCTGTCCCCCCTGTTCTGGCGGCATAGTTCGGATTTGCCGAATTAACATATAGCCATCCATCTTTGCCATCCCAATATCGCTGACCACCACATTTACGCTCGATCGCGAGAAAACTTCCAAAGCTTCGATCGCAGATTGAGCAGTTATAACGATCGCCCCTGCTTGTCGCAGGATGAACGCAACTACGTCTCGTGCATCTTCCTCATCATCTACTAACAAAACTCGAAGCTTAGCAAGTGGGCAATCGGCAATAGACAATGAAGAGTAGTCCAATAGCTCACTTTTCTCTTCTGCCAATTCGCTGTTTTCGATTAAGGGCAGCTCAACTGTGAAGGTAGCACCCTGTCCTTCGCCAGGGCTATCTGCGCGAACAGTTCCACCATGTAACTCAACTAAATGACGAACTATTGCCAACCCCAGTCCCAATCCGCCAAATATTCGCGTGGTGGAAGAATCTGCCTGACGGAAATACTCAAACACATGAGGTAGAAATTCTGGAGAAATGCCTTTACCAGTATCGCTAACAGTAATTTGAGCGTAGGAATGGAGAGAGAGAGAAGATGACGAAGCATTTTTGCGATCGCTTTTATCTTCCTCAACTTGCTGCAATCTCACCTCCACTCGCCCTTTCTCAGGTGTAAATTTGACTGCATTAGAAACTAAATTCCAAACTACTTGTTGCAAACGTCCAGAATCTCCTAAAACCTTTCCAGTTGTTGAATCGAGCGATACCTGGATTTGAATCGACTTGGCTTGTGCGGCTAAACGCACCGTCTCCAGTGCCGCGTTAATTGTCCAACCTAAATCTACCGGAGCCATATTTAGGTTTAATTTACCTCGTAGAATGCGGGAAACATCCAACAGATCCTCAATAAGTTGAGTTTGGAGTTTGGCATTACGCTCAATTGTTTCTAGGGCGTAAGCAGTTTTTGCCGCATCTAATCTGCCACTGCGAAGTAATTTAGACCAGCCGAGAATTGGGTTGAGGGGCGTTCGCAACTCGTGAGATAACACAGCCAGAAACTCATCCTTGATGCGGTTGGCTGCCTCGGCTTCTTCTCGCGCTGCTTCCGCCTGTGCTAGATTTTCTGCTAATTGCCGCTCCCGTTGCAAAAGCAAATTAGCCGAAAATTCGAGGGATTTACCTAATAAAGCGATTTCTTCGATCGGTGAGGGCGCGATCTGAGGGCGTTCCCCTTTGGCCAACGCTTCGGCGGCGGCGGCAGATAAGGTAATGCTGCGAGAAATCTGCCGCGCCAGTACGA encodes the following:
- a CDS encoding hybrid sensor histidine kinase/response regulator, producing MAGSLLPVVLFAVAVVYQLSKQEKATSERRALLAARNLAETVEREIASTSRTLQALATSEQLDRGDLKSFYNQALRVVQTQPTWLTAILLSPNGRQLANTKKPFGMPLPSAIERESLVRVAMTRQPTVGNLTPGEQGNLAFAVRVPAIRNGNLRYILTAVITPKALASVVEEQSPVDGEWTRTVVDARGIVVARTRNPDRFVGKRGTASFLKRIAESSEGVYRDRTLEGERVYVAYSRIENLGWTVAVTVPVAVIQSPSQKAMWVAIGSGLTLLLISGTGAIVLARQISRSITLSAAAAEALAKGERPQIAPSPIEEIALLGKSLEFSANLLLQRERQLAENLAQAEAAREEAEAANRIKDEFLAVLSHELRTPLNPILGWSKLLRSGRLDAAKTAYALETIERNAKLQTQLIEDLLDVSRILRGKLNLNMAPVDLGWTINAALETVRLAAQAKSIQIQVSLDSTTGKVLGDSGRLQQVVWNLVSNAVKFTPEKGRVEVRLQQVEEDKSDRKNASSSSLSLHSYAQITVSDTGKGISPEFLPHVFEYFRQADSSTTRIFGGLGLGLAIVRHLVELHGGTVRADSPGEGQGATFTVELPLIENSELAEEKSELLDYSSLSIADCPLAKLRVLLVDDEEDARDVVAFILRQAGAIVITAQSAIEALEVFSRSSVNVVVSDIGMAKMDGYMLIRQIRTMPPEQGGQVPAIALTAYAGEIDQQQAIAAGFQRHIPKPVEPEELVKAIVNLKGLGTGG